CCTGCGGCGGCTGCTGTTGGAAGAGCCATATGGTATTCCGGAGATGTCAGTAGATCTGTTAGTGCCCTCCTCGCACCCGGACGCCGTGGCGGGTTATATCATTATGGAAGTCATGGGGTATCCGATTTATTCCGGTTCTAACACGCTGTGTACCGCCACTGCTGTGTTGGAAAGCGGGCTTGTGCCCAAGCAGGAGGGGATTCAGCGCTTTAACCTGGAAGCACCCGCAGGCTTGGTGCAAATTGAAGCAAAGGTGTGCAATGGGGTAGTGGAGTCAGTTACCTGTGAAGGCCTGCCAAGCTATATCGACTCCTATCGCGACACGATTCAAGTACCTGAAATAGGGACAGTTACCTACTCAGTCGCTTACAGCGGTGGCTTTTATGCGTTGGTAGATGCCGAAGAGCTGGGTTTTCGTTTAGTTCGCGATGAAGAGCAGGCGTTGGCCGCTTGTGCTTATAAAATTGTTGAGGCGATACAAGCACAACGTGGCTTTTCTCATTACACCCTGGGAGATGTAGGGCCATTGCCGTTTTTACATTTTATGGGGCCGGAAGAGAAAGTGGCAGAAGGCTATATTCGCTCTCGTTCAGCGACGTATGTGCATCCTGGTGTTATTTGTCGCAGTACCACTGGCACGGGAACCTCCGCGCGTTTGGCGCTGATGAATTATGAAGGTCGGCTGGCAATCGGTGATAAGTTAGAGACAGTGTCACTACGTGAAACGGGGTTTATCGGCACTTTCACTGGCACACATCAAGAAGGCGATTATCAAGTGGTGGAGAACACCACGACTGGCCGTAGCTATGTGCTGGCAGAATCTAAGATCGTGATTAACTGCGATGACTCGATGGTGACGTGTGGCGAACTACACCACATTCTGAGTGACCGTCATACTGACGAGGACTAACGTACTTCCCGGCGTAATGTGTTGACATAACCTTCTTGCTCAAGTCTCTCCCAAACCGGGGTCTTCTCGGCCTCGGTCATGCTACCCCAGCAGGCAATCTCATCTAGCGTCCGACCGCAGCCTTGGCATAATGATGAGGCGGGTTCAATGTTGCATACCTGAATGCAGGGTGACAGCGGGCGGGCAACGGGAAGGGGGTAGCTGGATGAGGTGCTGGACATGATGACGAGCTCAATGCAGTGGTAAAAAACGATGCTAGGCGAAAATCACTTAGTCCGTGCACGCCTTATGAGATCGGCACTTTACCACGCAGTGACTTCGTTTTGCCTTTACGTGTTTTGTGATCCACACGGCGGCGTTGTGAGCCTTTGGTGGGTTTGGTTGGTCGACGCGTTTTCTGCTGCTTGCCTGCGCTTTGAATCAACGTTTTTAAGCGTGCAAGAGCATCTTCCTTGTTCAATTCCAGGGTGCGATAACTTTGGGCTTTGATAATCACCACGCCCTCTTTACTAATACGCTGATCAGACAGCGCCATTAAGCGCTCTTTATAAACCGGCGGTAGCGTAGAGCTTTGAATATCGAAACGTAAATGTACCGCAGAGGCGACTTTATTGACGTTTTGGCCACCCGAGCCTTGAGCCCTGATCTGACTGATATCGATTTCCCAGTCCGCTATCGTCACGTTAGTTGAGATAGTGAGCATTCAGTTCCTCTATGTCGCATGTGGCTCGTAAGGCTAGCACACTTAGCTCAGAGGTACCGCTTTGAGGCCTGCGACCTGCTACCTGTCATGACGTTACCCCCATGGTGTTGGCATGCCTAAATGTCTACATGAGCAGCGCTGCCACCAGTTTGGTTGATGACGTTCACCTTAGGCGGGCGAGTAATGCCGTTTTTCACATGTAGTAGTGGTTTACTACCCGCTGTATAGCTGCGCTTGCTACTCTCATTTCACACGCCACGCGTGTGCTCTGCACCTCAACAGATAACGACAAGGAGAACTGAGATGAGCAGCAAGCGTATTTTAATGATTACCGGTGATTTCACTGAAGATTACGAAACGATGGTGCCTTTCCAAGCGCTGATGGCGGTTGGGCACCAAGTCGACGCGGTGTGTCCCGACAAAGTCGCCGGCGATACCGTGGCAACGGCCATTCATGATTTTGAAGGAGACCAAACGTACACCGAAAAGCCCGGTCATCGTTTCGCTCTAAACGCCGACTTTGCCAAGATTAACCCCGCTGACTACGATGCCTTGGTGGTTCCCGGTGGTCGTGCACCTGAATACTTGCGCTTAAACCAAGATGTACTGGCGATGGTGAAGCACTTCTTTGACACACAGAAGCCGGTCGCTGCTATCTGCCACGGCGCTCAGTTGCTGGCAGCGGCGAAGGTGCTAGAAGGCAAGAAGTGTTCGGCTTATCCTGCTTGCCAGCCAGAAGTGGAACTTGCCGGCGGCCACTTCGCAAACCTGGAGGTCACCGATGCGGTGACGGATGGCAACTTGGTCACTGCGCCTGCCTGGCCTGCACACCCTGCATGGCTTGCTCAGTTTATGGCGCTATTGGATAAGTAGGTACTGACAGGTGTTCCTTTCGCGCCCAGCGATATCGAGTTCAACGCTGCTGGGCGTGTTTTCTGTTAGCCGCTATGCTGAAGAGCAGGCAATTTACTCGATAGCAGAGAGAGCATAACAATGTGCAAACTGTTTATTGATGCAGACCCTGAGCTATGGCGTAGCGCCACACACTCGCTGCGCATTGATGGCATGGTGACCAGCGTTCGCATGGAAAACTACTTCTGGCACCTTCTAGAAGAGATGGCTCAACGTGATGGGATGAACACGGCCCAACTCATCACGCGGCTTTATCATGAGTCGATCGATGCTGGACACGATCTTGGCAATTTCACCTCATTTTTGCGTGTCTGCGCGTTGCGCTACCAAGCGCTTCAGCTTAGCGGTGATATTCCAAAAAGCGTGGAAGTGGCAATTGGCTCATTAGATGCGCAGCAAATTTTGAGCAGAGAAGCTGCCACGCGTACTAATCAGATGCATTGAAACTGTTTTGCTACCGTTAAATCAGTCGGTAGATCAAGCCTGTTTCAGCTAAGACCGCTACTCTAATCGCTTACCTAAATTATCCAGGAAGGTCTCGATACGTCGTGCGTTGGTGCCGACATCGCTGGCACCTAGCCGTGATGCTGAGCGCATATCCACCTGCACGCCGTTTTGTCGCTCAGTAAGGCGAATGACGACGTCATCTTCGAAGCCAAACCAGCGGGTTGTCGCGGTAGCTTCGATAGTGTTCCCTGTTATCGCTGCTATCTGCCAGCTAGACGCTTCTACTTCTGCCTGAGCTGCCGCAAGAACGGTCGCTTTAGGCGCGGTTACTTGTAAAGGCTGCACATTAGGATAAGCATTTTGTTGCTGACGCGCTGTAGCTTCTCCAGGATAATCAACCTCATTAGGTGCTGCCTCGCGGGCGTCTCTTAACGCGACAAAGTCAGGAGGGTTTTGGGTGTCGGTGGTAATGTCATGTATGACAGGAGCCTGCTGCGCACGCTGCCACTGCTGCCATGGCATATACAACAACGCGGCAGTAGTTGCGATGACAAAGATTGCCACCACGCCTGCGCCAATACGGCGAGTAAACACACTGATTAGCAACAGCAGGACGCTTATTGCTACGGCAGCGGTTGCTGCATAGACACCATTGCGCATCAGGTTGAAGGCGTCGCCCAGGCTAATCAACTCCCAACGATAGGCTGGCCCAGCACCAGCCATTAGCAGAGCAGATGCCACCAGTGCAATAACGCTGAGCCAAGCCAGCAGCGTTGGCCAAATGCCCCCTTTGAGCGAGCGATCTGAGCGCTCCTTTGCCATATGTCTTCCCTCATTATGAATACGGTGTTGATCTACCTAGCATAGGTTGCAGTAGCGCATCTGTCTTGGTTAGACGGGGTGGCTAAGACACACTACTATGCTGCTGTTAGCAGTAATGCAAATAGATCTAGCGTGGATAGTCAGTTTGTACAATTTGAGTGTTTTACAATTTGAGAGATTGAAGTAAGCATGACATCAGCAACTGCATTAGCACCACCCTTGCGAGAGCTACTGGCGACGACCCCGAGCAGTGCTTTACCGATAACCTATCAGCAAGCGGCGAACGCGCTAGGCCTTTCGCCACCCAAGACTATTCAGCGTATCGCACAAGCACTTGAACAGCTAATGAGGGAAGACGCCGCCGCTGAAAAGCCCTTTATTGCAACGCTTGTAATTAGCCGTAGTGGAAAAGGCCTTCCGGCAGCAGGTTTTTTTGAGCTTGCCGCGGAGTTGGGGCGTTTTCCTTCATCCTCCTCCCAACAGGAAGCGTTTTACTATTCCGAGCGTGAGCAGGCCATTAAAGAATGGTGCCGCTGTTAGTTTTGGCGGAAAGGTCAATTTTTGCGCAGCGGGTTTAGCAAGTCGCTCAAACCATTGTGGTCAATTTCATGCATTAAATGTAGGAGTTGACCAATTTCTCCTTTTGGAAATCCTTCCCGAGCAAACCAGTTCAAATAGGGGCCAGGCAAATCGGCAATAAGCCAGCCTTCGTATTTGCCAAAGGGCATGGTGTGCGTTACCAGCTTCTCAAGGTCTTCGGGGTTCATGCTTTAAGCTCTTTTTAAATGAGTGATCTAAAACGTGTTTCAAAAGTGGTTAAATAACAATTGATTTTATTTTTACATGACGCGATCTAGGATGGCTATACAGTGGCAGCACAACGCGGCTGGCCATCGAAAATAACGCAACGAATAAAACCGCTGCAATAGGAGATAACCATGAGCCTTTCGCCTTTTCATCTAGCCATCCCTGTTTACGATGTCGCTCTAGCCCGAACATTTTATAACGATGTATTTGGTCTGGAAGAAGGACGCTCTAGCGATCACTGGGTCGACTTTAATTTCTTCGGCCATCAGTTGGTGATTCATGAACATCCGAAAACACCAGGCCAACAGAGCGCTCACACTAACCCGGTCGATGGCCACAACGTACCGGTACCGCACTTTGGCGTAATTCTAGAGTGGGATGAATGGGAAGCCTTAGCCGAGCGATTAAAGGCAAGGGATACCGATTTTGTGATTGAGCCATACATTCGCTTTAAAGGCGAAGTAGGTGAGCAAGCTACGATGTTCCTGCTCGACCCCTGTGGTAATGCCCTGGAGTTTAAAGCGTTCAAAGACCAGCGCCAGATTTTTGCTAAATAAGCGTGTTCAGGAAAATTGTTCCAAACAAGGTGGAGTAGTAAGCGGGTATGGCTAAGCACGCAGCGCCTGTTCCTTACGCCTATGCTGCAGCGGTGATGCGCCAAAGTAGCGCTTATAGTCTCTGCTGAATTGAGGCACGCTGCGATAACCGACCGCCTGTGCCGCTTGGTTCACGTTGTGGCTATCCTGCAATAAAAGTTGCTGTGCCTTAAGTAGGCGCAGTCGCTTTAAATATTGCGCGGGAGACGAGCGCGTAATCTGTTTAAAGTGCTGATGAAACGTCGATATGCTCATATTGGCCTGCTGGGCTAACTGTTCGACGGTAAAGTCCTCGGCAAAATGAGCGTGCAACTGCGATAGCACATGCACAATACGCGAATAGTGACCGTGCCCTTTAACCAGGGCACGCAAAGCAGGGCCTTGTTCGCCTTTTAATGCTTCAAACACCACCTCTCTTACTCTAGCTTCGCCCATGGCGGTGCACTCTACTTCGTCGTGTAAGGCGTGTGCTAGGCGTAGCACTGCGGCTTGCATGCCGTCATTCATCGCCACTGAAGCCATCGGCTTCGGAGCGAGGTTTGAATGGCTCATGTCGCCCATGGCAGTGACCATTTCACTTAGTAACGCTGGGTCTAACTTTACTGATACACCTAGCAGAGGCGCTTCTGGCGAGCCATAAGTTTCACACTCAAAGGGTAGCGGTAGAGTTTGCACGAGATAGTGGCCAGGGTTGTAGTGTATCTCTCGATCGCCTAGGTAACCTATTTTGCGGCCCTGGGCGATGATAATTAAGCTAGGTTCGTACATCAGCGGGGTACGTTCCTGGCGCCGTCCTAGGCAAAGTAAGCCTACTCTGGGCAATCGAGAAATGCTTATTCCGTCACCTGTTACTAGCGGTAAGATTAAATCAGCAAGTGCGTTACCTGCGAGAGTGGTACTGGCCACCATGGAAACTCCAAACCTGAATGGCTATTAAAGCTGAACGACAATTATGATGTTTTTTTGAGATTTTTTGTTATTTTATCGCATGTAGAAAGAGAAATGAGCAAAAAAAACGTAGCTTCGCTCATCGCTATCCAATGCCTAGCAGCGAATAATGGAAGCACTTTCCCGCCTATGCGGAATGCTTATTAAGGAGTTTCCATGAGCCAAGCAAAATCTTATGCTGCCTTCTCGGCTGACAAACCACTTGCTCCGTTCACCTTTGATCGTCGTGAGCCACGTCCAGACGATGTGGCCATTGAAATTCTATACTGTGGTGTTTGCCATAGTGACCTGCACTTTGCCCGAAATGACTGGGGTATGAGCCAATACCCTTTGGTACCTGGCCATGAGATAGTGGGCCGTGTAACCGCGGTTGGTGGTGAGGTGACCCGCTTTAAAGCGGGTGACTTGGTTGGCGTTGGCTGCATGGTCGACTCTTGCCGCACCTGCTCTGCCTGTAAAAATGGCGTGGAGCAGTACTGTCTGGAAGGGTTCACGATGACCTACGGTAGCCCTGACCGCCAAGACGGCGCTCTCACTCAAGGCGGCTATTCAGATGCTATCGTGGTTAGCGAGCATTTCGTGCTGCAAATGCCAGAGGGTATTGATCTAGCATCCGCAGCACCCATTCTCTGTGCAGGTGTTACGACGTA
This genomic window from Halomonas sp. TD01 contains:
- a CDS encoding DUF1499 domain-containing protein; the protein is MAKERSDRSLKGGIWPTLLAWLSVIALVASALLMAGAGPAYRWELISLGDAFNLMRNGVYAATAAVAISVLLLLISVFTRRIGAGVVAIFVIATTAALLYMPWQQWQRAQQAPVIHDITTDTQNPPDFVALRDAREAAPNEVDYPGEATARQQQNAYPNVQPLQVTAPKATVLAAAQAEVEASSWQIAAITGNTIEATATTRWFGFEDDVVIRLTERQNGVQVDMRSASRLGASDVGTNARRIETFLDNLGKRLE
- a CDS encoding DJ-1/PfpI family protein, whose protein sequence is MSSKRILMITGDFTEDYETMVPFQALMAVGHQVDAVCPDKVAGDTVATAIHDFEGDQTYTEKPGHRFALNADFAKINPADYDALVVPGGRAPEYLRLNQDVLAMVKHFFDTQKPVAAICHGAQLLAAAKVLEGKKCSAYPACQPEVELAGGHFANLEVTDAVTDGNLVTAPAWPAHPAWLAQFMALLDK
- a CDS encoding proline racemase family protein, which produces MKNLHTIQLMDTHAGGDVSRIVTGGIDMLPGATVRQQMEYLRDDADGLRRLLLEEPYGIPEMSVDLLVPSSHPDAVAGYIIMEVMGYPIYSGSNTLCTATAVLESGLVPKQEGIQRFNLEAPAGLVQIEAKVCNGVVESVTCEGLPSYIDSYRDTIQVPEIGTVTYSVAYSGGFYALVDAEELGFRLVRDEEQALAACAYKIVEAIQAQRGFSHYTLGDVGPLPFLHFMGPEEKVAEGYIRSRSATYVHPGVICRSTTGTGTSARLALMNYEGRLAIGDKLETVSLRETGFIGTFTGTHQEGDYQVVENTTTGRSYVLAESKIVINCDDSMVTCGELHHILSDRHTDED
- a CDS encoding DUF1289 domain-containing protein, which gives rise to MSSTSSSYPLPVARPLSPCIQVCNIEPASSLCQGCGRTLDEIACWGSMTEAEKTPVWERLEQEGYVNTLRREVR
- a CDS encoding ribbon-helix-helix domain-containing protein, with translation MCKLFIDADPELWRSATHSLRIDGMVTSVRMENYFWHLLEEMAQRDGMNTAQLITRLYHESIDAGHDLGNFTSFLRVCALRYQALQLSGDIPKSVEVAIGSLDAQQILSREAATRTNQMH
- a CDS encoding AraC family transcriptional regulator translates to MVASTTLAGNALADLILPLVTGDGISISRLPRVGLLCLGRRQERTPLMYEPSLIIIAQGRKIGYLGDREIHYNPGHYLVQTLPLPFECETYGSPEAPLLGVSVKLDPALLSEMVTAMGDMSHSNLAPKPMASVAMNDGMQAAVLRLAHALHDEVECTAMGEARVREVVFEALKGEQGPALRALVKGHGHYSRIVHVLSQLHAHFAEDFTVEQLAQQANMSISTFHQHFKQITRSSPAQYLKRLRLLKAQQLLLQDSHNVNQAAQAVGYRSVPQFSRDYKRYFGASPLQHRRKEQALRA
- the arfB gene encoding alternative ribosome rescue aminoacyl-tRNA hydrolase ArfB, with protein sequence MLTISTNVTIADWEIDISQIRAQGSGGQNVNKVASAVHLRFDIQSSTLPPVYKERLMALSDQRISKEGVVIIKAQSYRTLELNKEDALARLKTLIQSAGKQQKTRRPTKPTKGSQRRRVDHKTRKGKTKSLRGKVPIS
- a CDS encoding DUF3820 family protein, with amino-acid sequence MNPEDLEKLVTHTMPFGKYEGWLIADLPGPYLNWFAREGFPKGEIGQLLHLMHEIDHNGLSDLLNPLRKN
- a CDS encoding VOC family protein is translated as MSLSPFHLAIPVYDVALARTFYNDVFGLEEGRSSDHWVDFNFFGHQLVIHEHPKTPGQQSAHTNPVDGHNVPVPHFGVILEWDEWEALAERLKARDTDFVIEPYIRFKGEVGEQATMFLLDPCGNALEFKAFKDQRQIFAK